In Actinomadura citrea, a single window of DNA contains:
- a CDS encoding ribonuclease E/G, which translates to MLENEADAAAAEGADDGTVDDETAQTESAQSGNAQSEGTGVTSRPRRASRPAGPPPDVDDTSAGAPAAQPEPASTERPAPAEEPAAPAETAEPPETAEPPKRTRTRARKSTKAAAETAEPVPMTGAETSPEAPAEQPEPASAEQPAEEAPAPRTRTRRRSTKAAAEVPSVPQVPAVPVAGEVPTPEQVSETEPASGVGVPGVTFQPPMVVFQPPQPKAEAPARPKPAEAEPAVQDAGEEDQDQDHGPADEDDSDDRPSRRRRRRGGRGRGRGGKEGAEDEGDDTEADDEAEAEEPKEEQPAKPARAPRAAKGKTAKGGKASKAKDREQDKEPKAEEPEQGAAEGEDDDAEGGTSRRRRRRRRRTGADGESGGGTDDPPNTVVHVRTAREERAAAEDEVQSVRGSTRLEAKKQRRREGREQGRRRPPVITEAEFLARREAVERVMVVRQEGERTQIAVLEDDVLVEHYVNRATHQSYVGNVYLGKVQNVLPSMEAAFVDIGKGRNAVLYAGEVNWDASGLEGQPRRIESALKSGQSVLVQVTKDPLGHKGARLTSQVSLPGRYLVYVPDGSMTGISRKLPDKERSRLKSILKKVMPEHAGVIVRTAAEGATEEELARDVSRLAAQWDSIQKKVKTASAPSLLYGEPDLTIRVVRDIFNEDFSKLVVSGAEAWDTVSDYVQYVAPHLADRVERWNGGQDALSAYRIDEQLAKALDRKVWLPSGGSLVIDRTEAMTVIDVNTGKFTGQGGNLEETVTRNNLEAAEEIVRQLRLRDIGGIIVVDFIDMVLESNRDLVLRRLVECLSRDRTKHQVAEVTSLGLVQMTRKRVGQGLLEAFSETCESCNGRGIHVHLTPVEPKAEKAAGKESGRRRKRKGEVEKAVEEKLSRHEPKPKEAAEEPAREPASETVPVAEAAPEPARSRPKKSRPAKRPAGPPPEIDEAPAQAAVEAAEAAEETADTAPGALDSPEPVQVGSNGAEPAGGEPAGELNGTGAAAGESNGSAPAGDQDGAEPARRRRARRPRATAAQAADGGESSD; encoded by the coding sequence ATGCTTGAGAACGAAGCCGATGCGGCCGCGGCCGAAGGCGCCGACGACGGGACCGTCGACGACGAGACCGCCCAGACCGAGAGTGCGCAGAGCGGGAACGCTCAGAGCGAGGGCACGGGCGTGACGTCGCGTCCGCGCCGTGCGAGCCGGCCCGCCGGCCCGCCGCCCGACGTGGACGACACCTCCGCCGGGGCCCCCGCCGCTCAGCCGGAGCCCGCCTCCACCGAGCGGCCCGCGCCCGCCGAGGAGCCCGCGGCGCCCGCCGAGACGGCCGAGCCGCCCGAGACGGCCGAGCCGCCGAAGCGGACCCGGACCCGCGCGCGCAAGAGCACGAAGGCCGCCGCCGAGACGGCCGAGCCCGTTCCGATGACCGGCGCCGAGACCTCCCCCGAGGCCCCCGCCGAGCAGCCTGAGCCCGCCTCCGCCGAGCAGCCCGCCGAAGAGGCGCCGGCGCCTCGCACCAGGACCCGCCGCCGCTCCACCAAGGCCGCGGCCGAGGTCCCGTCCGTGCCGCAGGTCCCCGCCGTCCCGGTCGCCGGGGAGGTGCCGACCCCCGAGCAGGTGTCGGAGACCGAGCCCGCGAGCGGCGTCGGCGTCCCCGGCGTGACGTTCCAGCCGCCGATGGTGGTCTTCCAGCCGCCGCAGCCCAAGGCCGAGGCGCCCGCCCGGCCGAAGCCCGCCGAGGCCGAGCCCGCCGTGCAGGACGCCGGCGAGGAGGACCAGGACCAGGACCACGGGCCGGCGGACGAGGACGACTCCGACGACCGCCCGTCCCGCCGTCGCCGCCGCCGTGGCGGCCGCGGACGGGGCCGGGGCGGCAAGGAGGGCGCCGAGGACGAGGGCGACGACACCGAGGCCGACGACGAGGCCGAGGCCGAGGAGCCCAAGGAAGAGCAGCCCGCCAAGCCCGCCAGGGCCCCCAGGGCCGCCAAGGGCAAGACGGCCAAGGGCGGCAAGGCGTCCAAGGCCAAGGACAGGGAGCAGGACAAGGAGCCCAAGGCCGAGGAGCCCGAGCAGGGAGCCGCCGAGGGTGAGGACGACGACGCAGAGGGCGGGACGAGCCGCCGCCGTCGCCGCCGCAGGCGCCGGACCGGGGCCGACGGCGAGTCCGGCGGCGGCACCGACGACCCGCCGAACACCGTCGTCCACGTCCGCACGGCCCGCGAGGAGCGCGCCGCCGCCGAGGACGAGGTCCAGTCCGTGCGGGGCTCGACCCGCCTGGAGGCCAAGAAGCAGCGCCGCCGCGAGGGCCGCGAGCAGGGCCGCCGCCGCCCGCCGGTGATCACCGAGGCGGAGTTCCTGGCCCGCCGCGAGGCCGTCGAGCGGGTCATGGTGGTCCGCCAGGAGGGCGAGCGCACCCAGATCGCCGTCCTGGAGGACGACGTGCTCGTCGAGCACTACGTCAACCGCGCGACGCACCAGTCGTACGTCGGCAACGTCTACCTCGGCAAGGTCCAGAACGTCCTGCCGTCGATGGAGGCGGCGTTCGTCGACATCGGCAAGGGCCGCAACGCCGTGCTGTACGCGGGCGAGGTCAACTGGGACGCCTCCGGGCTGGAGGGCCAGCCCCGCCGCATCGAGTCGGCGCTGAAGTCGGGCCAGTCGGTGCTCGTCCAGGTCACCAAGGACCCCCTCGGCCACAAGGGCGCCCGGCTGACCAGCCAGGTCTCCCTGCCCGGCCGGTACCTGGTCTACGTGCCGGACGGCTCGATGACCGGCATCAGCCGCAAGCTGCCCGACAAGGAGCGCAGCCGCCTCAAGTCGATCCTGAAGAAGGTCATGCCGGAGCACGCCGGCGTGATCGTGCGGACCGCGGCCGAGGGGGCGACCGAGGAGGAGCTCGCCCGCGACGTCTCGCGCCTGGCCGCCCAGTGGGACAGCATCCAGAAGAAGGTCAAGACGGCCTCGGCGCCGTCCCTGCTCTACGGCGAGCCCGACCTGACGATCCGGGTCGTCCGCGACATCTTCAACGAGGACTTCTCCAAGCTCGTGGTGTCCGGCGCCGAGGCCTGGGACACCGTCTCCGACTACGTCCAGTACGTCGCCCCGCATCTGGCCGACCGCGTCGAGCGCTGGAACGGCGGCCAGGACGCCCTGTCGGCGTACCGCATCGACGAGCAGCTCGCCAAGGCGCTGGACCGCAAGGTCTGGCTGCCGTCCGGCGGCTCCCTGGTGATCGACCGCACCGAGGCGATGACGGTCATCGACGTCAACACCGGCAAGTTCACCGGGCAGGGCGGCAACCTGGAGGAGACCGTCACCCGCAACAACCTGGAGGCGGCCGAGGAGATCGTCCGCCAGCTCCGGCTCCGCGACATCGGCGGCATCATCGTGGTCGACTTCATCGACATGGTGCTGGAGAGCAACCGCGACCTGGTGCTGCGCCGCCTCGTGGAGTGCCTGTCGCGGGACCGTACCAAGCACCAGGTCGCCGAGGTCACCTCGCTCGGGCTGGTGCAGATGACCCGCAAGCGGGTCGGCCAGGGGCTGCTGGAGGCGTTCTCGGAGACCTGCGAGTCCTGCAACGGCCGCGGCATCCACGTCCACCTGACGCCGGTCGAGCCGAAGGCGGAGAAGGCGGCCGGCAAGGAGTCCGGACGCCGCCGCAAGCGCAAGGGCGAGGTCGAGAAGGCCGTCGAGGAGAAGCTGTCCCGGCACGAGCCCAAGCCCAAGGAGGCCGCGGAGGAGCCCGCGAGGGAGCCCGCCTCCGAGACGGTGCCGGTCGCGGAGGCCGCGCCGGAGCCGGCCCGTTCGCGGCCGAAGAAGTCCCGGCCCGCCAAGCGCCCGGCAGGCCCGCCGCCCGAGATCGACGAGGCCCCGGCGCAGGCCGCCGTGGAGGCCGCCGAGGCCGCCGAGGAGACCGCCGACACCGCGCCGGGCGCGCTCGACTCCCCCGAGCCGGTGCAGGTCGGCTCGAACGGCGCCGAACCGGCGGGCGGCGAGCCCGCCGGCGAGCTGAACGGCACGGGAGCGGCCGCCGGCGAGTCCAACGGCTCCGCGCCCGCGGGCGACCAGGACGGCGCCGAGCCCGCCCGCCGGCGCCGTGCCCGCCGCCCCCGCGCGACGGCGGCGCAGGCCGCCGACGGCGGCGAGTCCTCGGACTGA
- a CDS encoding TIGR03936 family radical SAM-associated protein has protein sequence MPEGPAPAPVTQRLRVRYAKRGRLRFTSHRDISRAVERAVRRAGIPVAFSAGFTPHPKISYAGAAATGVASEAEYLELGLTETRDPARVRADLDAALPPGLDVLDVVPVRAGRGDAPVKPGAFTDRLEASAWRIRLDGVAENDAAAAVAAFMDAENIEVERLTKKGRRRFDVRAAVSVCELDRRAAETADAPCAILRMVVRHSTPAVRPDDILTGLRQVADLAPPSPPLVTRLAQGPLDAETGGLADPLDPDRETGPPPGDDAGTAHGHERPRSGDPASADAVSA, from the coding sequence ATGCCGGAGGGTCCGGCGCCGGCCCCCGTGACCCAGCGACTGCGCGTCCGCTACGCCAAGCGGGGCAGGCTGCGGTTCACGAGCCATCGCGACATTTCCCGGGCCGTGGAACGCGCCGTGCGGCGCGCCGGGATCCCTGTCGCGTTCAGCGCCGGATTCACCCCCCACCCGAAGATCTCGTATGCGGGTGCGGCGGCGACAGGGGTGGCCAGTGAGGCCGAATACCTCGAACTCGGGCTCACCGAGACCCGCGACCCTGCGCGGGTGCGAGCCGATCTCGACGCGGCCCTGCCTCCCGGACTCGACGTCCTGGACGTCGTGCCGGTACGGGCGGGACGCGGCGACGCCCCGGTGAAGCCGGGCGCGTTCACCGATCGGCTCGAGGCGTCCGCATGGCGGATCCGGCTGGACGGCGTCGCCGAAAACGACGCCGCCGCGGCCGTGGCCGCCTTCATGGACGCCGAGAACATCGAGGTGGAACGTCTCACGAAGAAGGGACGGCGCCGTTTCGATGTGCGGGCCGCCGTGTCCGTCTGCGAGCTGGACCGGCGTGCCGCCGAGACGGCGGATGCCCCTTGTGCGATACTTCGAATGGTTGTTCGGCATTCCACACCCGCCGTTCGACCCGACGACATCCTCACCGGACTGCGCCAGGTCGCCGACCTCGCGCCGCCGTCACCACCGCTGGTGACCAGGCTGGCGCAGGGGCCCCTCGACGCGGAAACCGGTGGCCTCGCGGATCCCCTGGATCCCGACCGGGAGACCGGACCGCCGCCCGGCGACGACGCCGGGACGGCCCACGGCCATGAGCGGCCGCGGTCCGGGGACCCCGCGAGCGCGGATGCCGTCAGCGCCTGA
- a CDS encoding TIGR03960 family B12-binding radical SAM protein gives MPVESLFPRLEPLLPSVQKPIQYVGGELNSQLKDWDETTVRWALMYPDAYEVGLPNQGVQILYEILNERDGVLAERTYSVWPDMEAVMREHGIPQFTVDAHRPVAAFDVFGVSFSTELGYTNLLTALDLAGIPLEAADRTGDHPIVIAGGHAAFNPEPIADFVDAAVLGDGEEIALAITEVVREWKAEGEPGGRDGLLLRLAASGGVYVPRFYDVTYLPDGRIQRVAPNRPGVPWRIEKHTVMDLDQWPYPKKPLVPLAETVHERFSVEIFRGCTRGCRFCQAGMITRPVRERSITTIGDMVEQGLKESGFQEVGLLSLSSADHSEIGDVAKGLADRYEGTNTSLSLPSTRVDAFNITLANEFSRGGRRSGLTFAPEGGSERMRKVINKMVTEDDLIRTVSTAYENGWRQVKLYFMCGLPTEEDEDVLAIADMAKRVIQAGRDATGRRDIRCTVSIGGFVPKPHTPFQWAAQCDHETVDRRLRALKDALRGDKEYGRAIGLRYHDGQPSIVEGLLSRGDRRVGKVIRAVWEDGGRFDGWSEHFSYERWTACAERALAEEPVDLAWYTVREREEVEVLPWDHLDAGLDREWLWQDWQDAVDETEVEDCRWTPCYDCGVCPTMGTEIQIGPTGRKLLPLNVV, from the coding sequence ATGCCGGTCGAGTCGCTCTTCCCGCGCCTGGAGCCGCTGCTCCCGAGCGTGCAGAAGCCGATTCAGTACGTTGGCGGCGAGCTGAACTCCCAGCTCAAGGACTGGGACGAGACCACGGTCCGGTGGGCGCTGATGTATCCGGACGCCTACGAGGTGGGGCTGCCGAACCAGGGCGTCCAGATCCTCTACGAGATCCTCAACGAGCGCGACGGCGTGCTCGCCGAGCGGACGTACTCGGTGTGGCCCGACATGGAGGCCGTCATGCGGGAGCACGGCATCCCGCAGTTCACCGTCGACGCGCACCGGCCGGTCGCCGCCTTCGACGTGTTCGGCGTGTCGTTCTCCACCGAACTCGGCTACACCAACCTGCTGACGGCGCTCGACCTCGCCGGCATCCCCCTGGAGGCCGCCGACCGCACCGGCGACCACCCGATCGTGATCGCGGGCGGGCACGCCGCGTTCAACCCCGAGCCGATCGCCGACTTCGTCGACGCCGCCGTCCTCGGCGACGGCGAGGAGATCGCGCTCGCCATCACCGAGGTCGTCCGCGAGTGGAAGGCCGAGGGCGAGCCCGGCGGTCGGGACGGGCTGCTCCTGCGTCTCGCCGCGTCCGGCGGGGTCTACGTGCCGCGCTTCTACGACGTGACCTACCTGCCCGACGGCCGTATCCAGCGGGTCGCGCCGAACCGCCCGGGCGTCCCGTGGCGGATCGAGAAGCACACCGTCATGGACCTCGACCAGTGGCCGTACCCGAAGAAGCCCCTGGTCCCGCTCGCCGAGACCGTGCACGAGCGGTTCAGCGTGGAGATCTTCCGCGGCTGCACCCGCGGCTGCCGGTTCTGCCAGGCCGGAATGATCACGCGCCCGGTGCGGGAGCGGTCGATCACCACGATCGGCGACATGGTGGAGCAGGGGCTCAAGGAGTCCGGCTTCCAGGAGGTCGGGCTGCTCAGTCTGTCCAGCGCGGACCACAGCGAGATCGGCGACGTCGCCAAGGGCCTCGCCGACCGCTACGAGGGCACCAACACCTCGCTGTCGCTGCCGTCCACGCGGGTGGACGCCTTCAACATCACGCTCGCCAACGAGTTCTCCCGCGGCGGACGCCGCTCCGGCCTGACGTTCGCGCCGGAGGGCGGCTCCGAGCGGATGCGCAAGGTGATCAACAAGATGGTCACCGAGGACGACCTGATCCGCACGGTCAGCACCGCCTACGAGAACGGCTGGCGGCAGGTCAAGCTGTACTTCATGTGCGGCCTGCCCACCGAGGAGGACGAGGACGTCCTCGCCATCGCCGACATGGCCAAGCGGGTCATCCAGGCCGGGCGGGACGCCACCGGCCGCAGGGACATCCGCTGCACCGTGTCCATCGGCGGGTTCGTGCCGAAACCGCACACCCCGTTCCAGTGGGCCGCGCAGTGCGACCACGAGACCGTCGACCGCCGCCTGCGCGCCCTCAAGGACGCCCTGCGCGGCGACAAGGAGTACGGGCGCGCCATCGGCCTGCGCTACCACGACGGCCAGCCGTCGATCGTCGAGGGCCTGCTGTCGCGGGGCGACCGGCGCGTCGGCAAGGTCATCCGCGCCGTCTGGGAGGACGGCGGCCGCTTCGACGGCTGGAGCGAGCACTTCTCCTACGAGCGCTGGACGGCCTGCGCCGAGAGGGCCCTGGCCGAGGAGCCCGTCGACCTCGCCTGGTACACCGTCCGGGAGCGCGAGGAGGTCGAGGTGCTGCCCTGGGACCACCTCGACGCGGGCCTCGACCGCGAGTGGCTCTGGCAGGACTGGCAGGACGCCGTCGACGAGACCGAGGTCGAGGACTGCCGCTGGACGCCGTGCTACGACTGCGGCGTCTGCCCCACGATGGGCACCGAGATCCAGATCGGCCCGACCGGCAGGAAGCTGCTCCCGCTGAACGTGGTGTGA
- the rodA gene encoding rod shape-determining protein RodA: protein MITGSGVGSVDAYAAHRSWTSRLSGLRRLDLPMLLAVLALSAVGALLVRSATFHLLTEQGKDPEGFLKRHILNLVIGFLLGGLVTVLDYRLLRAYVPILYGLACVGLLAVLTPLGSTINGSHSWIVIGGGFQVQPSEFAKVGLVVLLAMILGEPRDGEIGPGRRDVLLALVLAGVPGMLIMFQPDLGTTLVFIAVVLGMLAISGAQKRWLVGLVGGGIAAGFAVYFFGLLKAYQIARFTAFLDPEADPRGAGYNAQQARIAIGSGGAFGKGLFHGEQTGGHFVPEQQTDFIFTVAGEELGFVGAAVIIALLGVVLWRGLRIATQAADLFGTLVATGVVCWLGFQTFENVGMTIGIMPITGLPLPFVSYGGSATFANMIAFGLLQAVHVRRRPFD from the coding sequence GTGATCACAGGTTCCGGGGTCGGCAGCGTCGACGCCTATGCCGCGCACCGGTCGTGGACCAGCAGGCTCTCCGGGCTGCGCAGGCTCGACCTGCCGATGCTGCTGGCCGTGCTGGCGCTGTCGGCGGTGGGCGCGCTGCTGGTGCGCTCGGCGACCTTCCACCTGCTGACCGAGCAGGGCAAGGATCCCGAGGGCTTCCTCAAGCGGCACATCCTGAACCTGGTCATCGGGTTCCTGCTCGGCGGCCTGGTCACCGTGCTGGACTACCGGCTCCTGCGCGCCTACGTCCCCATCCTGTACGGGCTGGCGTGCGTCGGGCTGCTGGCCGTGCTGACCCCGCTCGGCTCGACGATCAACGGCTCGCACTCGTGGATCGTGATCGGCGGCGGGTTCCAGGTGCAGCCGTCGGAGTTCGCGAAGGTCGGGCTCGTGGTGCTGCTGGCGATGATCCTCGGCGAGCCGCGCGACGGGGAGATCGGCCCGGGGCGGCGGGACGTGCTGCTCGCGCTCGTGCTCGCCGGAGTGCCCGGCATGCTGATCATGTTTCAGCCCGACCTCGGCACCACGCTGGTGTTCATCGCGGTGGTGCTCGGCATGCTGGCGATCTCCGGAGCGCAGAAGCGCTGGCTCGTCGGGCTGGTGGGCGGTGGCATCGCCGCGGGCTTCGCCGTGTACTTCTTCGGGCTGCTGAAGGCCTACCAGATCGCCCGGTTCACCGCGTTCCTGGACCCCGAGGCCGACCCTCGCGGCGCCGGCTACAACGCCCAGCAGGCCCGCATCGCGATCGGGTCGGGCGGGGCGTTCGGCAAGGGGCTGTTCCACGGCGAGCAGACCGGCGGCCACTTCGTCCCCGAGCAGCAGACCGACTTCATCTTCACGGTGGCGGGGGAGGAGCTCGGCTTCGTCGGCGCCGCCGTCATCATCGCGCTGCTCGGCGTGGTGCTGTGGCGCGGGCTGCGCATCGCCACCCAGGCCGCGGACCTGTTCGGGACGCTCGTCGCCACCGGCGTCGTGTGCTGGCTGGGGTTCCAGACGTTCGAGAACGTCGGGATGACGATCGGGATCATGCCGATCACCGGGCTGCCGCTGCCGTTCGTGTCCTACGGTGGGTCCGCGACGTTCGCGAACATGATCGCGTTCGGCCTGCTGCAGGCCGTCCACGTGCGCCGCCGCCCATTCGATTAG
- the mrdA gene encoding penicillin-binding protein 2, protein MNPRTHFRLVVLYVLVAALLLVLIGRMWALQVLEGEHYRAVAAENRTRDIVVPATRGMILDDRGRPLVRNRSALVVSVDRTTLSRQKDGGQTVLKRLAAVLGTSQDEMSKRIRLCGPGIKRPCWPGSPYQPIPVEDHVDPKRALQIMERQEDFPGITAQVQAVRDYPEPEGARPAQLLGYLQPVTQDELDKRKGLKVTGYSGVDLVGRDGLEAQYDSVLSGEPGFRKVLVDSQGRVTGTAQEQPPTAGSNLVTSIDAGVQGAAENALKHAIDGAHKQGRPADAGAAVVMDVRTGRMIAMASYPTYDPGIWTGGISQDEYDALLGKKQGEPLISRVTQGQFAPGSTFKISSVSAAVKDGNSLSGTYDCPGSYNVGNRAFRNFEGEELGAMSLHTALVKSCDTIFYRFAYQEWQRDGGMKPKKNPSDPMVKMARNYGFGARTGVDLPSESEGRIPDRGWKKNFWDVTKAANCKGAKEGYPEVAKTDPARAAYLKAVATENCTEGYVWRPGDAANFSVGQGDVLVTPLQLVRAYSAVANGGKLLTPRLGVAVVRPDGSIVRRIDAPPARKVPVDGKVLKYIRESLAEVPKSGTAAGAFTGFDFKRVDVGGKTGTAEVYGKQDTSWFASFGPVDKPRFAVVAMVSQGGQGAQTSAPAVREIWEAMYGTKDRKAILQDGRLPSELPRMPAEGTAP, encoded by the coding sequence GTGAACCCGCGGACCCACTTCCGCCTCGTGGTCCTGTACGTGCTCGTAGCCGCGCTGCTGCTCGTCCTGATCGGGCGGATGTGGGCCCTGCAGGTCCTGGAGGGCGAGCACTACCGGGCGGTCGCCGCCGAGAACCGCACCCGCGACATCGTCGTCCCCGCCACCCGCGGCATGATCCTGGACGACCGCGGCAGGCCCCTCGTGCGCAACCGCAGCGCGCTCGTCGTGTCGGTCGACCGCACCACGCTGTCGCGGCAGAAGGACGGCGGCCAGACCGTGCTGAAGCGGCTCGCCGCCGTGCTCGGGACGTCCCAGGACGAGATGTCCAAGCGGATCCGGCTGTGCGGTCCCGGCATCAAGCGGCCGTGCTGGCCCGGCTCTCCCTACCAGCCGATCCCCGTCGAGGACCACGTCGACCCCAAGCGCGCCCTGCAGATCATGGAGCGGCAGGAGGACTTCCCCGGGATCACCGCGCAGGTCCAGGCCGTCCGCGACTACCCCGAGCCGGAGGGCGCGCGCCCCGCGCAGCTGCTCGGCTACCTCCAGCCCGTCACGCAGGACGAGCTCGACAAGCGCAAGGGCCTCAAGGTCACCGGCTACAGCGGCGTCGACCTCGTCGGGCGCGACGGCCTGGAGGCGCAGTACGACTCGGTGCTGAGCGGCGAGCCCGGGTTCCGCAAGGTCCTGGTCGACAGCCAGGGCCGCGTCACCGGCACCGCTCAGGAGCAGCCCCCGACGGCCGGGAGCAACCTCGTCACCAGCATCGACGCCGGCGTGCAGGGTGCGGCGGAGAACGCCCTCAAGCACGCGATCGACGGCGCGCACAAGCAGGGCCGCCCCGCCGACGCCGGTGCCGCGGTCGTGATGGACGTGCGCACCGGCCGGATGATCGCGATGGCGAGCTACCCGACCTACGACCCCGGCATCTGGACCGGTGGCATCTCCCAGGACGAGTACGACGCGCTGCTCGGCAAGAAGCAGGGCGAGCCGCTGATCTCGCGGGTCACCCAGGGGCAGTTCGCGCCCGGCTCCACCTTCAAGATCTCCTCGGTGTCCGCCGCGGTGAAGGACGGCAACAGCCTGTCCGGCACCTACGACTGCCCCGGCTCCTACAACGTCGGCAACCGCGCGTTCCGCAACTTCGAGGGCGAGGAGCTCGGGGCGATGTCGCTGCACACGGCGCTCGTCAAGTCCTGCGACACGATCTTCTACCGGTTCGCCTACCAGGAGTGGCAGCGCGACGGCGGGATGAAGCCGAAGAAGAACCCCTCCGACCCGATGGTGAAGATGGCCCGCAACTACGGGTTCGGGGCGCGCACCGGCGTCGACCTGCCCAGCGAGAGCGAGGGCCGCATCCCGGACCGGGGGTGGAAGAAGAACTTCTGGGACGTCACCAAGGCCGCCAACTGCAAGGGCGCCAAGGAGGGCTACCCGGAGGTCGCCAAGACCGACCCGGCCCGCGCCGCGTACCTGAAGGCCGTCGCGACGGAGAACTGCACCGAGGGCTACGTCTGGCGACCCGGTGACGCGGCGAACTTCTCGGTCGGGCAGGGCGACGTCCTGGTGACGCCGCTGCAGCTCGTCCGCGCGTACTCGGCCGTGGCGAACGGCGGCAAGCTGCTGACCCCGCGGCTCGGCGTCGCGGTCGTGCGTCCCGACGGCTCGATCGTCCGCCGGATCGACGCGCCGCCGGCGCGCAAGGTGCCGGTCGACGGCAAGGTGCTCAAGTACATCCGCGAGTCGCTCGCGGAGGTGCCGAAGAGCGGCACGGCGGCCGGGGCGTTCACCGGCTTCGACTTCAAGCGCGTCGACGTCGGCGGCAAGACCGGTACCGCGGAGGTCTACGGCAAGCAGGACACGTCCTGGTTCGCCTCGTTCGGCCCGGTGGACAAGCCGCGCTTCGCGGTGGTCGCGATGGTCTCCCAGGGCGGGCAGGGCGCGCAGACGTCCGCGCCGGCCGTCCGGGAGATCTGGGAGGCCATGTACGGGACGAAGGACCGCAAGGCCATCCTCCAGGACGGAAGGCTCCCGTCCGAGCTGCCGCGGATGCCCGCCGAGGGGACCGCCCCGTGA
- the mreD gene encoding rod shape-determining protein MreD, protein MLNPPEASPAGRAAVTAVVIVVTLVLQVSVANRLPLPGGVQPDLVLLAVVALALVAGSMTGMVAGFLAGLAADIIPPADHTIGRYALVYCLIGYLCGAASAEMDRQSAVPFFAVAAGALAGTVLYAGTGMILGDPRAGWATVSSMVPLQVLYDVIASPFVVWAVLRATRRYERGERARGDRLAVPAARYRAMSGRSETL, encoded by the coding sequence GTGCTGAACCCGCCCGAGGCGTCGCCGGCAGGCCGCGCCGCGGTGACCGCCGTGGTGATCGTCGTGACGCTGGTCCTGCAGGTGTCGGTGGCGAACCGGCTGCCGCTGCCCGGGGGCGTCCAGCCCGACCTGGTGCTGCTGGCCGTCGTGGCGCTCGCGCTCGTCGCGGGCTCGATGACCGGGATGGTCGCCGGGTTCCTCGCGGGCCTCGCCGCCGACATCATCCCGCCCGCCGACCACACCATCGGCCGGTACGCGCTCGTCTACTGCCTCATCGGATACCTGTGCGGCGCCGCGTCCGCCGAGATGGACCGCCAGTCCGCGGTGCCGTTCTTCGCCGTCGCCGCCGGCGCGCTCGCCGGGACCGTGCTGTACGCGGGCACCGGCATGATCCTCGGCGACCCGCGCGCCGGGTGGGCGACCGTGTCCAGCATGGTGCCGCTGCAGGTGCTCTACGACGTCATCGCGAGCCCGTTCGTGGTGTGGGCGGTGCTGCGCGCCACCCGCCGGTACGAACGCGGGGAACGCGCCCGCGGCGACCGCCTCGCCGTGCCCGCCGCCCGCTACCGCGCGATGTCGGGGCGGAGCGAGACCCTGTGA
- the mreC gene encoding rod shape-determining protein MreC, giving the protein MKDTRRTRVVLGALLVVALAMITIDYRGGGDSPLRGLRGVGAAVFGPVERASASVVRPVGNSFDAITDAPGERRRADRLVRQNQRLREQLRSSRLDQDRSAQLRRLLGTAGMGGYKIHAAQVISAGQGFEDTVTIDVGSRSGIKPDMTVMSADGLVGRVTRVGPATATVLLATDQTSSIGSRLEQSKEIGITQGRGRRGLGRGSATPLRFQLLDAAAPIKVGQRIVTLGSQGQRPYVPGVPIGVVERIERSTSGLTRTAYIRPFVRFTSLDVVAVVVAPPRTDPRDAVLPPKPPPPPTPTPTATPSASKSPTAKPRRSKSPSTNPTRGE; this is encoded by the coding sequence GTGAAGGACACCCGGCGTACCCGCGTGGTCCTCGGCGCATTGCTGGTCGTGGCGCTCGCGATGATCACTATCGACTACCGCGGCGGGGGGGACTCGCCACTGCGCGGCCTGCGCGGCGTCGGCGCGGCGGTCTTCGGACCGGTGGAGCGGGCGTCGGCCTCCGTCGTCCGGCCGGTGGGCAACAGCTTCGACGCCATCACCGACGCGCCGGGCGAGCGGCGCCGCGCCGACCGGCTCGTGCGGCAGAACCAGCGGCTGCGCGAGCAGCTGCGCTCCAGCCGCCTCGACCAGGACCGGTCCGCGCAGCTGCGCAGGCTGCTCGGCACCGCCGGGATGGGCGGCTACAAGATCCACGCCGCGCAGGTGATCTCCGCGGGGCAGGGCTTCGAGGACACCGTGACCATCGACGTCGGCAGCCGCAGCGGCATCAAGCCCGACATGACCGTGATGAGCGCCGACGGCCTCGTCGGCCGCGTCACGCGCGTCGGGCCCGCGACGGCCACCGTCCTGCTCGCCACCGACCAGACCTCCTCCATCGGCTCCCGGCTCGAACAGTCCAAGGAGATCGGGATCACCCAGGGCCGGGGCCGGCGCGGTCTCGGCCGGGGCAGCGCGACGCCGCTGCGGTTCCAGTTGCTGGACGCCGCCGCGCCGATCAAGGTCGGCCAGCGGATCGTCACGCTCGGGTCGCAGGGGCAGAGGCCGTACGTCCCGGGCGTCCCGATCGGCGTGGTCGAGCGGATCGAGCGGTCCACCAGCGGGCTGACCCGCACCGCCTACATCCGGCCGTTCGTGCGGTTCACCAGCCTGGACGTCGTCGCCGTCGTGGTCGCCCCGCCGAGGACCGACCCGCGGGACGCGGTGCTGCCGCCCAAGCCCCCGCCGCCGCCGACCCCGACGCCGACCGCGACGCCGTCGGCGAGCAAGAGCCCGACGGCGAAGCCGCGCCGCTCGAAGAGCCCGTCCACGAATCCGACCCGGGGGGAATGA